A genome region from Acinetobacter lwoffii includes the following:
- a CDS encoding ammonium transporter, whose translation MQNIDLLFLLLGAVLVLAMHAGFAFLELGTVRHKNQVNALSKILTDFAISAIAYFLVGYYIAYGQHFFHDAATLSADHGYNLMRCFFLLTFAAAIPAIISGGIAERAKMRSQALATLFLVALIYPFFEGMIWNGNLGFQDWLTHAFGASFHDFAGSVVVHAMGGWMALAAIILLGARHGRYKNDGRITAHPPSSIPFLALGSWILIVGWFGFNVMSAQRLDAISGLVAINSLMAMIGGTIAAKVAGKDDPGFLHNGPLAGLVAICAGSDVVHPLGAFFIGISAGIIFVKLFTYTQNKLRVDDVLGVWPLHGVCGAFGGLAVGIFGQQWLGGMGGVSLISQLIGTVLAIVIALAGGFLVYGLLKVLMGIRLTEEEEFNGADLSIHRISANSEENTF comes from the coding sequence ATGCAAAATATAGACTTATTATTTCTTCTTCTCGGTGCAGTTCTAGTGCTTGCCATGCATGCTGGATTTGCTTTTTTAGAGCTTGGAACAGTTCGACATAAAAACCAGGTCAATGCCCTAAGTAAAATTCTAACCGACTTTGCCATCTCCGCCATCGCCTATTTTTTAGTGGGCTACTATATTGCCTACGGTCAGCACTTTTTCCATGATGCTGCAACCTTGTCTGCCGATCATGGCTACAATCTGATGCGCTGTTTTTTCCTGTTGACTTTTGCTGCAGCAATTCCAGCGATTATCTCTGGAGGGATTGCAGAGCGTGCCAAAATGCGTTCACAGGCTTTAGCGACATTATTTCTGGTTGCGCTGATCTATCCGTTTTTTGAGGGTATGATCTGGAATGGCAACCTTGGTTTTCAGGATTGGCTGACCCATGCATTTGGTGCAAGTTTTCATGATTTTGCCGGCTCAGTTGTCGTTCATGCAATGGGCGGCTGGATGGCACTTGCCGCAATAATCCTACTTGGTGCGCGTCATGGCCGTTACAAAAATGATGGCCGGATCACCGCGCATCCTCCTTCATCAATTCCTTTTTTGGCTTTGGGTTCATGGATTCTGATTGTGGGATGGTTCGGCTTCAATGTCATGAGCGCGCAGCGGCTGGATGCCATTTCTGGACTGGTCGCCATTAACTCTTTGATGGCCATGATCGGTGGAACAATAGCAGCCAAAGTTGCGGGGAAAGATGACCCGGGCTTCCTGCATAATGGTCCCTTAGCAGGTCTGGTGGCGATTTGTGCTGGATCAGATGTTGTTCATCCCTTGGGTGCTTTTTTTATCGGGATCAGCGCCGGTATTATTTTTGTGAAACTTTTTACCTATACCCAAAATAAACTTAGAGTGGATGATGTATTGGGAGTCTGGCCTTTACATGGTGTTTGTGGTGCTTTTGGTGGATTAGCTGTGGGTATCTTCGGTCAGCAATGGCTCGGAGGAATGGGAGGAGTGTCTTTAATTTCACAACTCATAGGTACAGTGCTGGCGATTGTCATTGCTTTGGCGGGTGGTTTTTTGGTGTATGGCCTGCTTAAGGTTTTGATGGGTATTCGCCTGACTGAGGAAGAAGAGTTCAATGGTGCAGACTTGTCGATTCATCGTATTTCTGCTAATTCGGAAGAAAATACTTTTTAA
- a CDS encoding MBL fold metallo-hydrolase — MKYFTSSLVMSLLALGSMTGISQTHAQTVSSTQQQKQVPGYYQYNFGDYQITALLDGSNYLSKALFKDIPAAQADQILKKYYVDQAKGIQTSVNAFLVNTAKELVLVDSGTSSCNGPHLGSVYSNLQASGHKPEQVNAILLTHLHPDHVCGISNNGVANFPNANIYVSQTELDFWMNSKTADKLPKAKQAGFLGTVDKIKKAIAPYQVKNQLKTFKTGDKIHAFDVISSAGHTPGHFGFSLKSQGQQMVFIGDIVHSHTLQFDRPQTGVDFDVDPKKAIETRLKYFAEYAKNGQTVAAPHLPFPGIGHIYSKDNKSYQWIPVHFKD, encoded by the coding sequence ATGAAATACTTCACATCTTCTCTCGTCATGTCACTGCTTGCTTTAGGTTCAATGACGGGTATCTCTCAAACACATGCACAAACCGTTTCTAGCACCCAACAACAAAAACAGGTTCCGGGGTATTATCAGTATAACTTCGGAGATTACCAGATTACTGCCCTGCTGGATGGTAGCAATTATCTGTCCAAAGCCTTATTTAAAGATATTCCAGCAGCCCAAGCCGATCAGATCTTGAAAAAATACTACGTCGATCAGGCCAAAGGCATCCAGACATCCGTGAATGCCTTTCTGGTCAATACAGCCAAAGAACTGGTTCTGGTCGATAGCGGAACTTCAAGCTGTAATGGTCCACACCTAGGTTCAGTGTATTCCAATTTACAGGCTTCAGGGCATAAACCTGAACAGGTCAATGCCATCCTGCTCACGCATTTGCATCCTGACCATGTATGCGGCATCAGCAATAATGGCGTGGCCAATTTTCCCAATGCCAATATTTATGTGTCTCAAACTGAACTGGATTTCTGGATGAATTCTAAAACAGCAGACAAATTACCAAAAGCCAAGCAGGCAGGTTTTTTGGGCACAGTCGATAAAATCAAGAAAGCCATTGCCCCCTATCAGGTCAAGAATCAGCTCAAAACCTTTAAAACTGGCGATAAAATCCATGCTTTCGATGTCATCAGTTCGGCTGGACATACACCGGGGCATTTTGGTTTTAGCTTAAAATCACAAGGTCAGCAGATGGTGTTTATTGGAGATATTGTGCATTCACATACGCTGCAGTTTGATCGCCCACAGACCGGCGTTGACTTTGATGTCGATCCGAAAAAGGCGATCGAAACCCGCTTAAAATATTTTGCTGAATATGCGAAAAATGGTCAGACGGTAGCAGCACCACATTTGCCATTTCCGGGGATTGGACATATTTATTCTAAAGACAATAAAAGCTATCAATGGATTCCGGTACATTTTAAAGATTAA
- the metG gene encoding methionine--tRNA ligase, which translates to MRKILVTNALPYANGPIHMGHLLGYIQADIWVRAMRAMGHDVTYVCADDAHGTAIMLRAEANGISPEAQIANVQKEHIRDFDGFGVHFDHYDSTHSDTNRARASEIYVKNRDAGNIAVRPVTQLFDPEKGMFLSDRFIKGTCPKCKAEDQYGDSCEVCGATYNATELLNPHSTLSGATPVEKSSDHYFFKLPNFGEYLQKWTRDEGRLPVSIANKLDEWFENGLNDWDISRDAPYFGFEIPDAPNKYFYVWVDAPIGYMSSFENYIKTKRPELNFDDYWKKDSENEVYHFIGKDIVYFHALFWPAMLEGANYRTPSGLFVNGFLTVNGQKMSKSRGTFIKAETYLEHLNPEYLRYYFASKLSDKVEDSDLNLDDFVQKVNSDLVGKVVNIASRCAKFINTKFDNKLSTTCAEPELVQSFIDAGSSIAQAYEAREFSAAIREIMALADKANQYIDEKKPWALAKQEGQEQQVHDVCSVGINLFRQLAVYLAPVLPTLAQQVQDFLQLESFDFASRKTILVGHEIALFQPLMQRVDPKAVAAMVDASKDSLAAPAAEPAKAEKKKEKKIEKKAEPKVGEAEIINIDDFMKVDLRVAEVLEAATVEGSDKLLQLTLNVGEAEPRNVFSGIREFYQPEDLKGKLVVMVANLAPRKMRFGISNGMVLAAGNGEGVWVISPESGAKPGDKVS; encoded by the coding sequence GTGCGTAAAATTTTAGTCACCAATGCCCTTCCTTACGCCAATGGCCCGATTCATATGGGTCACTTACTTGGCTATATCCAAGCAGATATTTGGGTACGTGCCATGCGTGCGATGGGTCATGATGTGACTTATGTCTGTGCGGATGATGCTCACGGAACCGCGATCATGCTACGTGCCGAAGCGAATGGCATTTCACCTGAAGCGCAAATTGCCAATGTGCAAAAAGAACACATTCGTGACTTTGACGGTTTCGGTGTGCATTTCGATCATTATGATTCTACACATAGCGATACCAACCGTGCCCGTGCGTCAGAAATCTATGTGAAAAACCGTGATGCGGGCAATATTGCAGTTCGTCCGGTGACCCAGCTTTTTGATCCTGAAAAAGGCATGTTCCTGTCAGACCGTTTCATTAAAGGCACCTGTCCTAAATGTAAGGCGGAAGATCAGTACGGCGACTCATGTGAAGTCTGCGGTGCAACTTATAATGCGACAGAGTTGTTGAATCCGCATTCCACTTTAAGTGGCGCAACTCCAGTCGAAAAATCATCTGATCATTACTTCTTTAAATTGCCAAATTTTGGTGAATACCTGCAAAAATGGACTCGTGATGAAGGTCGCTTGCCGGTATCGATTGCCAACAAGCTGGACGAATGGTTTGAAAATGGCTTGAATGACTGGGACATCTCACGTGATGCGCCATACTTCGGTTTTGAAATTCCAGATGCGCCAAACAAATATTTCTATGTTTGGGTGGATGCGCCGATTGGTTATATGTCGAGCTTTGAAAACTACATCAAAACCAAACGTCCTGAATTGAATTTTGATGACTACTGGAAAAAAGATTCTGAAAATGAGGTCTATCACTTCATTGGTAAAGACATCGTGTATTTCCATGCCCTGTTCTGGCCGGCAATGCTTGAAGGTGCAAACTACCGCACGCCATCAGGCTTATTCGTGAATGGTTTCTTGACTGTCAATGGCCAAAAGATGTCAAAATCTCGCGGCACATTTATTAAAGCGGAAACCTATTTAGAGCATTTAAATCCTGAATATCTACGCTATTACTTCGCGTCGAAACTTTCTGACAAAGTTGAAGATTCTGACCTGAACCTTGATGATTTCGTTCAGAAAGTAAATTCAGATTTGGTCGGTAAAGTCGTAAATATTGCCAGCCGTTGTGCAAAATTCATTAACACCAAATTTGATAACAAGTTAAGCACGACATGTGCTGAACCTGAATTGGTACAAAGCTTTATTGATGCCGGTAGTTCAATTGCTCAAGCTTATGAAGCACGTGAATTCTCTGCGGCGATTCGTGAAATCATGGCACTGGCAGACAAAGCCAACCAGTACATCGACGAGAAAAAGCCTTGGGCACTTGCTAAGCAAGAAGGTCAGGAACAACAGGTTCATGATGTATGTTCTGTGGGGATCAACCTGTTCCGTCAATTGGCAGTTTACTTGGCTCCTGTATTGCCGACACTAGCTCAACAGGTTCAAGATTTCTTGCAACTTGAAAGCTTCGATTTTGCTTCTCGCAAAACCATTCTAGTGGGTCATGAAATTGCATTGTTCCAACCCTTAATGCAACGTGTAGATCCAAAAGCGGTTGCTGCCATGGTGGATGCATCTAAAGATTCTTTAGCTGCTCCTGCTGCTGAACCAGCAAAAGCTGAGAAGAAAAAAGAGAAGAAGATTGAAAAGAAAGCTGAACCTAAAGTCGGTGAAGCTGAAATCATTAATATTGATGATTTTATGAAAGTTGACCTGCGTGTGGCTGAAGTTTTGGAAGCGGCTACGGTTGAAGGTTCTGACAAACTGCTTCAACTCACTTTAAACGTTGGTGAAGCTGAGCCACGTAATGTGTTCAGTGGTATTCGTGAGTTCTACCAACCTGAAGACTTAAAAGGCAAACTGGTGGTGATGGTGGCGAACCTTGCGCCACGTAAGATGCGTTTTGGTATTTCGAACGGTATGGTACTTGCAGCGGGTAATGGCGAAGGTGTTTGGGTGATTTCACCTGAATCTGGTGCTAAACCGGGTGATAAAGTGTCTTAA
- a CDS encoding putative sodium/potassium/calcium exchanger: MTQQNQNNTSKQNQDKEQHARELNDQLAKEQKQNEIDKQHNQEHKNGQSAQTHANQKSDTQHNGKDENAEQSTQKDSSQENQSDKKTESFKMDDLKAKAIAIGEELLQKGEKLLNELKHGKSDNQQNAEQGSDDAKKTKADHASQDKSSNKSDKQNAKDGQTDQQAGMANLKDEAMHKFEDTRQKITDLFSEASVKFAELKQMATDTMNKMKDNQSKEGDSNQQQDAKDTDSESNSQSKKDESKQDQDKNTKDQQDKSENNKNHK; encoded by the coding sequence ATGACTCAGCAGAACCAAAACAATACGTCGAAGCAAAATCAAGATAAAGAACAACATGCACGCGAATTGAATGATCAGCTTGCTAAAGAGCAAAAGCAAAACGAGATAGATAAACAGCATAATCAGGAACATAAGAACGGGCAAAGTGCCCAGACCCATGCTAATCAGAAGTCTGATACCCAGCATAACGGTAAAGATGAAAATGCTGAGCAATCAACGCAAAAAGACAGTTCTCAAGAGAATCAGTCCGATAAAAAAACTGAAAGCTTTAAGATGGATGACTTAAAAGCCAAAGCGATAGCGATCGGTGAAGAGCTATTGCAAAAAGGTGAAAAGCTTCTGAATGAGCTGAAACATGGCAAATCTGACAACCAGCAAAATGCTGAGCAAGGTTCGGATGATGCGAAAAAGACCAAAGCGGATCATGCCTCTCAAGATAAATCATCTAACAAGTCAGATAAACAAAATGCTAAAGATGGTCAGACCGATCAGCAGGCAGGTATGGCAAATTTAAAAGATGAAGCCATGCATAAGTTTGAAGATACCAGACAGAAAATCACAGATTTATTCAGCGAAGCCTCGGTTAAGTTCGCTGAGCTGAAACAGATGGCAACTGATACGATGAATAAAATGAAAGATAATCAATCGAAGGAAGGTGATTCTAATCAGCAGCAAGATGCCAAAGATACAGATTCAGAAAGCAACTCTCAGTCCAAAAAGGATGAATCGAAACAAGATCAGGATAAAAATACTAAGGATCAACAGGACAAATCTGAAAACAATAAAAATCATAAATAG
- the apbC gene encoding iron-sulfur cluster carrier protein ApbC — protein MSWLSSLKSVFSPSKEVNEEAVQNVLQNYILPNSSNALKDRITQVNVQGEILQITLNTYPEEKAQLQQIHDELAEALQKCGIQELNMHVIQQKTGHKKEGGCGHNHAEGENCSSEPKAEEKPNLPPVVDASAQPAKAEEADPNNPPIQKAAPQQRDVPKHPRIQNVILVSSGKGGVGKSTTTVNLALALQKLGLRVGVLDADIYGPSIPTMLGNAGKTPMIEAEQFVPIEAYRMAVLSIGHLTGDHNTPVAWRGPKATGALMQLFNQTLWPDLDVLMIDMPPGTGDIQLTLAQRIPVTGAVIVTTPQNVALLDATKGIELFNRVQIPIMGVIENMSTHICSNCGFEEQIFGTGGGDKLSEQYQIPLLGRLPLDAKIRENADAGTPSVIAEDAAAESYMLIAEKIAAQLPKAEKDHSRIF, from the coding sequence ATGTCTTGGCTTTCTTCGCTTAAATCGGTTTTTTCGCCTTCCAAGGAGGTGAACGAAGAAGCTGTGCAAAACGTACTGCAAAACTATATCTTGCCAAATTCCAGCAATGCCTTGAAAGATCGTATTACGCAGGTCAATGTACAGGGTGAGATTCTGCAAATCACTTTGAATACCTATCCAGAAGAAAAAGCGCAGCTGCAACAGATTCATGATGAACTGGCGGAAGCTTTGCAAAAATGTGGTATTCAAGAACTGAATATGCATGTGATTCAGCAGAAAACTGGACATAAGAAAGAAGGTGGTTGCGGGCATAATCATGCTGAAGGTGAAAACTGTTCAAGCGAGCCTAAAGCGGAAGAAAAACCCAATCTTCCCCCTGTGGTTGATGCGTCGGCACAGCCTGCAAAAGCTGAAGAAGCTGATCCAAATAATCCACCTATTCAAAAAGCTGCGCCGCAACAGCGTGATGTTCCAAAACACCCAAGGATTCAAAATGTGATTCTGGTGTCATCCGGCAAAGGTGGCGTAGGTAAATCGACCACGACTGTAAATCTGGCTTTGGCTCTACAGAAATTAGGCCTGCGCGTAGGCGTACTGGATGCCGATATTTACGGTCCAAGTATCCCGACCATGCTCGGCAATGCCGGCAAAACGCCAATGATCGAAGCAGAGCAGTTTGTTCCAATTGAAGCCTATAGAATGGCGGTGTTATCAATTGGCCATTTAACTGGAGACCACAATACTCCAGTCGCTTGGCGTGGTCCAAAAGCCACGGGGGCATTGATGCAGTTATTCAATCAGACCCTATGGCCAGACCTCGATGTGCTGATGATTGATATGCCACCTGGCACAGGCGATATCCAGTTAACTCTCGCGCAGCGTATTCCGGTGACGGGCGCAGTGATTGTGACGACACCACAAAACGTGGCATTGCTGGATGCGACCAAAGGCATTGAATTGTTTAATCGGGTGCAGATTCCGATCATGGGCGTGATTGAAAACATGTCGACCCATATCTGCTCAAATTGTGGTTTTGAGGAACAGATTTTTGGTACAGGTGGTGGCGATAAACTGTCTGAGCAATATCAAATCCCATTATTGGGCCGTTTACCTTTGGATGCTAAAATTCGTGAAAATGCGGATGCCGGTACACCTTCTGTCATTGCCGAAGATGCTGCTGCAGAAAGCTATATGCTGATTGCAGAGAAAATTGCAGCGCAGCTACCTAAAGCAGAAAAAGATCATAGCCGAATTTTCTAA
- a CDS encoding LysE family translocator, translated as MISWFFIGLVATILLTPGPTNTLLASSGIQVGFKKTFRLIPAEAFGYLIAISLWGILIGKISVHLPLLPTILKLFSAGYILFLAVKLWRTAEISENLENVSIRARELFLATLLNPKALLFASAIFPVIVWKSGQHYVTHMLVFLLLLIPIAFFWTFLGSILARKNSRWLNQKNLQKTASLVLMSFSIPLSYSALLSL; from the coding sequence ATGATTTCATGGTTTTTTATTGGTTTAGTGGCAACCATTCTTTTAACACCAGGCCCAACCAATACCTTATTGGCATCTTCAGGCATTCAGGTCGGATTTAAAAAAACATTTCGTTTAATTCCTGCGGAAGCCTTTGGTTATCTGATTGCCATTAGCTTATGGGGCATTCTGATCGGAAAAATTTCCGTTCATCTTCCGCTTTTACCGACCATTCTCAAACTTTTTAGTGCTGGCTATATTCTATTTCTCGCTGTGAAATTATGGCGGACTGCAGAAATAAGCGAAAATCTTGAAAATGTCTCGATTCGCGCACGAGAATTATTTTTGGCAACCTTGCTTAATCCTAAAGCACTTTTATTTGCCTCAGCGATCTTTCCTGTCATTGTCTGGAAAAGCGGCCAACATTATGTGACTCATATGCTGGTTTTCTTGCTTCTGTTGATCCCGATTGCATTCTTCTGGACTTTTCTGGGTTCAATCCTGGCCAGAAAAAACAGTCGCTGGCTCAATCAGAAAAACCTGCAGAAAACGGCTTCGCTGGTATTAATGAGCTTTTCCATTCCTTTAAGCTATTCTGCACTTTTAAGTTTATAA
- the dcd gene encoding dCTP deaminase yields MAIKSDRWIREMSEKHGMIEPYAENQVRLDENGQKLISYGVSSYGYDVRCAREFKVFTNVHSAIVDPKNFDERSFIDIESDVCIIPPNSFALARTIEYFRIPRNVLTVCLGKSTYARCGIIVNVTPLEPEWEGHVTLEFSNTTNLPARIYAGEGVAQMLFFESDEVCETSYKDRGGKYQGQTGVTLPKT; encoded by the coding sequence ATGGCAATTAAGTCTGATCGTTGGATTCGCGAAATGAGCGAAAAACACGGCATGATTGAACCGTATGCAGAAAACCAGGTACGTTTGGATGAAAATGGTCAAAAGCTGATTTCGTATGGCGTATCCAGCTATGGTTATGACGTGCGTTGTGCACGTGAATTTAAAGTATTCACCAATGTGCATTCTGCAATTGTCGATCCGAAGAACTTTGATGAACGCAGCTTTATTGATATCGAGTCGGATGTCTGTATCATTCCGCCTAACTCGTTTGCTTTGGCGCGTACCATCGAATATTTCCGCATTCCACGTAATGTTTTGACCGTGTGCTTGGGCAAGTCTACTTATGCGCGTTGTGGCATCATTGTTAACGTGACTCCGCTTGAGCCAGAGTGGGAAGGACACGTCACTTTAGAGTTTTCAAATACGACCAATCTTCCTGCGCGTATTTATGCAGGTGAAGGTGTAGCGCAGATGCTGTTTTTTGAATCTGATGAAGTCTGTGAAACCTCATATAAAGATCGTGGTGGTAAATATCAAGGTCAGACAGGCGTTACTTTGCCGAAGACCTAA